The Planococcus versutus genome contains a region encoding:
- a CDS encoding NAD kinase, producing MKFYIISRTDKLSNELMATAKDYLQDFGMQWDEESPDVVLSIGGDGTLLHAFHKYSEKLADVAFVGIHTGHLGFYADWKPIEIEKLVLSIAKKEYEVIKYPLLEVSIHYQNLDEPAVYLALNESTVKSPDVTLVMDVFLNESHFERFRGDGLCMSTPSGSTAYNKALGGAIIHPSLQAMQLTEMASINNRVFRTVGSPLVLPAHHRCALRPVKAPDFMVTVDHLQLLHKDVKSIEYRVADEKVRFARFRAFPFWQRVHDSFIDSELSD from the coding sequence ATGAAATTTTACATTATATCGAGAACAGATAAATTATCGAATGAATTGATGGCTACAGCAAAAGATTATTTACAAGACTTTGGTATGCAATGGGATGAAGAATCACCAGACGTTGTATTATCGATCGGTGGAGACGGAACGTTGCTTCATGCGTTTCACAAATACAGTGAAAAACTGGCGGATGTAGCTTTTGTTGGAATACATACGGGCCATCTTGGCTTTTATGCTGACTGGAAACCAATTGAGATTGAAAAACTAGTTTTGTCGATTGCTAAAAAAGAATACGAAGTGATTAAATATCCGTTGTTAGAGGTGAGCATTCATTATCAAAACTTAGATGAGCCTGCAGTGTACTTGGCGTTAAACGAGTCAACTGTAAAGTCGCCTGACGTCACATTGGTTATGGATGTTTTTTTAAACGAAAGTCATTTCGAACGCTTTAGAGGAGACGGCCTATGTATGTCAACACCTTCAGGCAGTACAGCTTATAATAAAGCATTGGGCGGTGCAATCATTCATCCGTCTCTGCAAGCGATGCAGTTAACGGAGATGGCTTCTATCAACAACCGTGTATTCCGAACAGTAGGCTCGCCACTAGTGTTACCTGCTCATCATAGATGTGCGTTGCGACCGGTTAAAGCACCAGATTTTATGGTAACTGTTGATCATTTGCAATTGCTTCACAAAGATGTAAAATCAATTGAATATCGAGTGGCTGACGAAAAAGTCCGTTTTGCTAGATTTCGTGCATTTCCGTTTTGGCAACGTGTTCACGACTCTTTTATCGACAGCGAGCTATCGGATTGA
- a CDS encoding GTP pyrophosphokinase has protein sequence MGQWNHFLTPYKQAVDELKIKFKGMRNQFENDNTNSPIEFVTGRVKPLASIYDKTLEKGIPFEPSEELAHQLQDIVGIRMMCQFVGDIETVVELLRQRKDLRIVEEKDYISNEKQSGYRSYHVIVEYPVQTINGEQLVLAEIQIRTLAMNFWASIEHSLNYKYKGDFPEEIKNRLQRAAEAAFQLDEEMSQIRDEIQEAQVYFNEFKESSGTHFRSDREGG, from the coding sequence ATGGGGCAATGGAATCATTTTTTAACACCCTATAAACAAGCAGTAGACGAATTAAAGATAAAATTTAAAGGCATGCGAAACCAATTTGAGAACGATAACACAAACTCGCCAATTGAGTTTGTGACTGGACGTGTTAAACCTTTGGCTAGCATTTATGATAAAACACTTGAAAAAGGCATTCCGTTTGAACCTTCAGAAGAACTCGCTCATCAATTGCAGGATATTGTTGGCATTCGAATGATGTGTCAGTTTGTGGGAGATATTGAAACCGTTGTAGAGTTGTTAAGACAGCGTAAAGATTTGCGGATTGTGGAAGAAAAAGATTATATTTCTAATGAAAAACAAAGCGGCTATCGCTCGTATCATGTGATTGTGGAATATCCCGTTCAAACAATTAATGGAGAGCAGTTAGTTTTAGCAGAAATTCAGATTCGTACACTTGCTATGAATTTTTGGGCATCGATTGAGCATTCTTTAAACTATAAATACAAAGGCGATTTTCCAGAAGAAATAAAAAATCGGCTACAGCGCGCGGCTGAAGCTGCATTTCAGTTGGATGAGGAAATGTCGCAAATCCGAGATGAAATTCAAGAAGCACAAGTTTATTTTAATGAATTTAAGGAATCATCTGGAACACATTTCCGAAGTGATCGAGAAGGAGGTTGA
- a CDS encoding CYTH domain-containing protein translates to MTKELEIEFKNMLTKEEYIHLLEDFTHFHSGPLTQHNHYFDTDDFQLKKHHSALRIRQKNGRFECTLKIPAPVGHYEITDSLTEDQANAMLELDLFKADEVTVALETLNVPITKLKSIGTLTTHRVEFEYLDGLLVLDHSEYNDQEDFELEFEVSDAEHGQEQFSNLLKEKKIPERPAKKKIERFMNSAIDHNSN, encoded by the coding sequence ATGACGAAAGAACTTGAAATCGAATTTAAAAACATGCTGACAAAAGAAGAATACATTCATTTGCTTGAAGACTTTACTCATTTTCATAGCGGTCCACTTACACAGCACAATCATTACTTTGATACAGATGACTTTCAACTTAAAAAACACCACAGCGCTTTGCGTATTCGCCAAAAAAATGGGCGCTTTGAATGCACGCTGAAAATCCCAGCACCCGTTGGCCATTACGAAATTACAGATTCATTGACCGAAGACCAGGCAAATGCCATGCTCGAGTTGGATCTCTTTAAAGCTGATGAAGTCACAGTTGCACTTGAGACATTAAATGTTCCCATTACGAAGTTAAAATCAATTGGTACTTTAACGACTCATCGTGTGGAATTTGAGTATCTTGATGGTTTATTGGTACTCGACCATTCTGAATACAATGACCAAGAAGATTTCGAGCTGGAATTTGAAGTATCAGATGCCGAGCACGGACAAGAACAGTTTTCAAATCTCTTAAAAGAAAAAAAAATTCCAGAACGCCCAGCAAAGAAAAAAATTGAACGTTTTATGAATTCAGCTATTGATCATAATTCCAATTAG
- a CDS encoding globin: MTGKPIIPYEEIGAETLSQLVDAFYARVAAHPKLQPIFPDDLSETARKQKQFLTQYLGGPNIYSAEHGHPRLKARHNPFPITPARAQAWLECMSGAMDEVGLSGTFRETLYNRLVLTAHHMINESDSEEELE; the protein is encoded by the coding sequence ATGACTGGAAAACCGATTATTCCGTATGAAGAAATTGGTGCGGAAACATTATCACAATTAGTCGACGCATTTTATGCTCGCGTAGCGGCTCATCCGAAGCTGCAGCCTATTTTTCCTGATGATCTTTCAGAAACTGCCCGTAAGCAAAAACAGTTTTTAACGCAGTACTTAGGCGGACCTAATATTTATTCAGCTGAGCATGGGCATCCAAGACTAAAAGCAAGGCATAATCCATTTCCCATTACACCTGCTAGAGCACAAGCGTGGCTAGAATGCATGAGTGGCGCAATGGACGAAGTAGGACTAAGCGGCACGTTTCGTGAAACTTTATACAACCGACTTGTTTTAACCGCGCACCATATGATCAATGAGTCCGACAGCGAGGAGGAGTTGGAGTGA
- a CDS encoding ClpXP adapter SpxH family protein has product MSNLDLVEEIHEPLNAIKPMELYVFVDPLNPQCWEMQGVIRKLQIEYGHYFSMRIVLSTQIFNLNKTVLSANIDTDNLTHPVLPSVAIKAAELQGKRSGNRFLHKLQEHLFLQSKDVSSYNVLLEIAEEANLDQEEFKTDFHSVHTAKAFQCDLKITREMEINEVPSIVFFNECIEDEGVKVSGLYSYDVYQTILQEMMGEESLNRQTPPSLDDLFTKYSTMATREIASIYNISEQTAECELKKKVLQQKIERICMSKETIWKVK; this is encoded by the coding sequence GTGAGCAACCTAGATTTGGTTGAAGAAATTCACGAACCGTTAAATGCCATCAAACCAATGGAATTATACGTTTTTGTGGATCCCTTGAATCCACAATGTTGGGAAATGCAAGGCGTTATTCGGAAGTTACAGATTGAATATGGCCATTATTTTTCTATGCGAATTGTGTTGAGTACGCAAATATTCAACTTAAATAAAACTGTTCTATCAGCAAATATTGATACTGATAATTTAACTCACCCTGTACTACCATCTGTTGCGATAAAAGCTGCAGAACTACAAGGTAAACGATCTGGAAATCGCTTTTTGCACAAGTTACAAGAGCATTTATTTCTTCAATCGAAAGACGTTTCTTCTTACAACGTATTACTTGAAATTGCCGAAGAAGCCAATCTCGACCAAGAAGAATTCAAAACAGACTTTCATTCGGTTCATACCGCAAAAGCGTTTCAATGTGATTTGAAGATTACCCGTGAAATGGAAATTAACGAAGTACCAAGCATTGTATTTTTTAACGAATGCATTGAAGATGAAGGCGTAAAAGTATCTGGACTTTATTCATATGACGTTTATCAAACTATTTTACAGGAGATGATGGGTGAAGAAAGTTTAAATCGCCAAACCCCGCCTTCTTTAGATGACCTTTTTACTAAATACTCGACGATGGCAACAAGAGAAATCGCTTCTATATATAATATTTCTGAACAAACGGCAGAATGTGAATTAAAAAAGAAAGTGCTTCAACAAAAAATTGAACGTATCTGTATGTCAAAAGAAACAATATGGAAAGTTAAATAA